In one window of Constrictibacter sp. MBR-5 DNA:
- a CDS encoding TRAP transporter large permease, with amino-acid sequence MDAYSAGILSIIALVGLILLGVRIAYASGLVGLIGLAILRGWDPGTGLAGFLAHSESSHYTLSVLPMFILIGYLAFYAGLTQGAFYAARCWLGWLPGGLAVATIFATAGFAAVSGASTATAAVFSRVAIPEMLRYGYDRSMAAAVVAAGGTLASLIPPSAILVIYGIIVEQSIGALLLAGFIPGALTAFCYSSIIVLRVMINPALGPSIEGVSWGERFRSLQGAYGIVFVIGVILFGIYTGVMTPTEVGGVGAFIIFIMALAKREMSWRNLYDALMETSKLSVMIFTIIWSILIYVRFLGFTGLPGAFADYIAHIEVPRLVILLLILFVYIILGMFMDGIGMLLLTLPVVFPAIVALGYDPIWFGIIVVKMVEIGLITPPIGLNCFVVNGVRPDIPLSAVFKGVWPFVVADLICVGLLIAFPQIVLYLPQLMMQNVAG; translated from the coding sequence TTCTATCGATCATCGCGCTGGTCGGGCTCATCCTGCTCGGCGTGCGCATCGCCTACGCATCGGGCCTCGTCGGACTGATCGGCCTCGCCATCCTGCGCGGCTGGGATCCGGGCACGGGACTGGCGGGCTTCCTCGCCCATTCCGAATCCAGCCACTACACCCTTTCGGTTCTGCCGATGTTCATCCTCATCGGCTACCTCGCCTTTTACGCGGGCCTCACCCAGGGCGCCTTCTACGCGGCACGCTGCTGGCTCGGCTGGCTACCCGGCGGCCTCGCCGTGGCGACGATCTTCGCGACCGCCGGCTTCGCCGCCGTCTCCGGCGCCAGCACGGCGACCGCAGCCGTGTTCAGCCGCGTCGCCATTCCGGAGATGCTGCGCTACGGCTACGACCGCAGCATGGCCGCCGCGGTGGTCGCCGCCGGCGGTACGCTGGCATCGCTCATACCGCCCAGCGCGATCCTCGTGATCTACGGCATCATCGTCGAGCAGTCGATCGGCGCGCTGCTCCTGGCGGGCTTCATCCCCGGCGCCCTCACCGCCTTCTGCTACAGCTCGATCATCGTCCTGCGCGTGATGATCAACCCGGCGCTCGGCCCGTCGATCGAGGGCGTGAGCTGGGGCGAGCGGTTCCGCTCCCTGCAGGGCGCGTACGGCATCGTCTTCGTGATCGGCGTCATCCTGTTCGGCATCTACACCGGCGTCATGACGCCGACCGAGGTCGGCGGCGTCGGCGCCTTCATCATCTTCATCATGGCGCTCGCCAAGCGGGAGATGTCGTGGCGCAACCTCTATGACGCGCTGATGGAGACCAGCAAGCTCTCGGTGATGATCTTCACCATCATCTGGAGCATCCTGATCTACGTCCGCTTCCTGGGCTTCACCGGCCTCCCCGGCGCGTTCGCCGACTATATCGCCCACATCGAGGTTCCGCGGCTCGTCATTCTGCTGCTGATCCTGTTCGTCTACATCATCCTGGGCATGTTCATGGACGGCATCGGCATGCTGCTGCTGACGCTGCCCGTCGTGTTCCCTGCGATCGTCGCCCTGGGCTACGACCCGATCTGGTTCGGCATCATCGTCGTGAAGATGGTCGAGATCGGCCTGATCACCCCGCCGATCGGGTTGAACTGCTTCGTCGTCAACGGGGTCAGACCGGACATCCCGCTGTCGGCGGTGTTCAAGGGCGTTTGGCCGTTCGTCGTCGCGGACCTCATCTGCGTCGGCCTGCTGATCGCGTTCCCGCAGATCGTGCTCTACCTGCCGCAGCTGATGATGCAGAACGTCGCCGGCTGA
- a CDS encoding penicillin-binding protein 1A: protein MGSAGAKRGKRPAKGGGRRRGWGPLLRIGLIVGAWGMVLLIAGLAWLAWDLPGIETAGTADRKPSMTLLSKDDSYLVGLGELYGAAVDVDALPAFVPQALVAVEDRRFYDHGGLDPRGFARAIYVNVTAGAFVQGGSTITQQLAKNLFLTPERTLTRKLREALLALWLERKYDKDDILELYLNRVYLGAGAYGIDAAARRYFGKPAAEIGLWEAAVLAGLPKAPSRLAPTRNPDLAAERARLVLSLMVDEGYITQKQADAARRDTVTVVTPPGDGDEGLRYFADMVTDEVQAHLGFIDRDLLVKTTLDPAMQQAAFDALRKGLTRKPGQPEQGAIVAMTPGGSVRALVGGRDYAESQFNRATQALRQPGSAFKLFVFLAAAEAGIHPDDRYTDGPISIGDWSPGNYGDRYYGDVTVREAAARSLNSVAVQLADRVGPAKVIEAAERLGVGSDLRRDLSIALGTSEVTLMELTGAYATMANKGLAVWPHAVREITDRQGNILYRRAGDGEVRVVDADAVASVNDMLAAAVEWGTGKAARLDRPAAGKTGTTQDSRDALFVGFTAQLVAGVWTGNDDNSPMRGVTGGGVPARIWHDFMLAANKGLPKQPIPGVGQVPPRPAPSQPVAAAEPQRQDKGWAPSFLPKSWFGGGSSSSSSKAHSDKWKRDNFEKVGQ from the coding sequence ATGGGATCTGCCGGCGCCAAGCGGGGAAAGCGGCCGGCGAAGGGCGGCGGCCGCCGCCGCGGCTGGGGGCCGCTGCTGCGCATCGGCCTGATCGTCGGCGCCTGGGGAATGGTTCTGCTGATCGCCGGGCTGGCATGGCTCGCCTGGGACCTGCCCGGAATCGAGACCGCCGGCACCGCCGACCGCAAGCCCAGCATGACGCTGCTGAGCAAGGACGACAGCTATCTGGTCGGGTTGGGCGAGCTCTATGGGGCGGCGGTCGACGTCGACGCGCTGCCGGCCTTCGTGCCGCAGGCACTGGTCGCGGTCGAAGACCGGCGCTTCTACGACCATGGCGGCCTCGACCCGCGCGGCTTCGCCCGGGCGATCTATGTGAACGTGACCGCGGGCGCCTTCGTCCAGGGCGGCAGCACGATCACCCAGCAGCTGGCGAAGAACCTGTTCCTGACGCCGGAGCGGACGCTGACCCGGAAGCTGCGCGAGGCCCTGCTGGCACTCTGGCTGGAGCGCAAATACGACAAGGACGACATCCTCGAACTCTACCTCAACCGGGTCTATCTGGGCGCCGGCGCCTACGGTATCGACGCCGCCGCGCGCCGCTATTTCGGTAAGCCTGCGGCGGAGATCGGCCTGTGGGAGGCGGCGGTGCTGGCCGGCCTGCCCAAGGCGCCGTCGCGCCTCGCGCCGACGCGCAATCCCGACCTCGCGGCCGAGCGCGCGCGCCTCGTGCTGTCGCTGATGGTCGACGAGGGCTACATCACCCAGAAGCAGGCGGACGCCGCGCGCCGCGACACCGTCACCGTGGTCACGCCGCCGGGCGACGGGGACGAGGGGCTACGCTATTTCGCCGACATGGTGACGGACGAGGTCCAGGCGCATCTGGGGTTCATCGACCGCGACCTGCTGGTCAAGACGACGCTCGACCCAGCCATGCAGCAGGCGGCCTTCGACGCGTTGCGCAAGGGCCTCACCCGCAAGCCGGGGCAGCCGGAGCAGGGCGCCATCGTCGCGATGACGCCGGGCGGCTCGGTGCGCGCCCTCGTCGGCGGCCGGGACTATGCCGAGAGCCAGTTCAACCGTGCCACCCAGGCGCTGCGCCAGCCGGGGTCGGCCTTCAAGCTCTTCGTCTTCCTGGCGGCCGCCGAAGCGGGCATCCACCCGGACGACCGCTACACGGACGGGCCGATCTCGATCGGCGACTGGAGCCCGGGCAACTACGGCGACCGCTATTATGGCGACGTCACGGTGCGCGAGGCGGCGGCACGATCGCTGAACTCCGTCGCCGTGCAGCTGGCCGACCGGGTCGGGCCGGCGAAGGTCATCGAAGCGGCCGAGCGGCTCGGCGTGGGTTCGGACCTGCGCCGCGACCTCAGCATCGCGCTGGGGACCAGCGAGGTGACGCTCATGGAGCTCACCGGCGCCTATGCGACGATGGCGAACAAGGGCCTCGCCGTCTGGCCGCATGCGGTGCGCGAGATCACGGACCGCCAGGGCAACATCCTCTACCGCCGGGCCGGCGACGGCGAAGTGCGCGTCGTGGACGCCGATGCCGTCGCGTCGGTGAACGACATGCTGGCCGCCGCCGTCGAATGGGGGACCGGCAAGGCAGCGCGCCTCGACAGGCCGGCGGCCGGCAAGACGGGCACCACCCAGGACTCCCGCGACGCCCTGTTCGTGGGCTTTACGGCCCAGCTCGTCGCCGGCGTCTGGACCGGTAACGACGACAACAGCCCGATGCGCGGCGTGACCGGCGGCGGCGTTCCGGCGCGCATCTGGCACGACTTCATGCTGGCGGCGAACAAGGGCCTGCCGAAGCAGCCGATCCCCGGCGTCGGCCAGGTGCCGCCCAGGCCGGCGCCGTCGCAGCCGGTCGCGGCGGCCGAGCCGCAGCGCCAGGACAAGGGATGGGCGCCGTCCTTCCTGCCGAAATCCTGGTTCGGGGGAGGGTCCTCCTCGTCCTCTTCGAAAGCCCATTCGGACAAGTGGAAGAGGGACAATTTCGAGAAGGTCGGCCAGTAG
- the aroB gene encoding 3-dehydroquinate synthase, protein MSVHPVETVRVELGDRSYDILVGAGLIEGAGPLIAPRLRRPRAIVVTDETVARFHLAPLQASLEAAGIRCDSVVVPPGEATKAFDRLSGVLDAILDAGIDRDSTVIALGGGVVGDLAGFAASIVLRGIGFIQVPTTLLSQVDSSVGGKTGINTRHGKNLIGTFYQPGLVLADTGVLSTLPRRERLAGYAEVVKYGLIDDPAFFEWLETNGPAVVDCDPAAMRRAVVTSCRAKAAIVARDEHETGDRQLLNLGHTFGHAFEAEAGYGGDLLHGEAVSLGMVLAFDMSVRLGLCSGQDAVRVRRHLESVGLPVRPPAGHSVEALLRRMQKDKKARGGRVTFILARGIGRSFVARDVDLAAVEALLVDAMAA, encoded by the coding sequence ATGAGCGTCCATCCGGTCGAGACGGTACGGGTCGAACTCGGCGACCGCAGCTACGACATCCTCGTCGGTGCGGGCCTGATCGAGGGCGCCGGTCCGCTGATTGCGCCGCGGCTGCGCCGGCCGCGCGCCATCGTCGTGACCGACGAGACGGTGGCGCGCTTCCACCTGGCACCGCTGCAGGCCAGCCTGGAGGCGGCGGGCATCCGCTGCGACAGCGTCGTGGTACCGCCGGGCGAGGCGACGAAGGCATTCGACCGGCTGAGCGGCGTGCTCGACGCGATCCTGGATGCCGGCATCGACCGCGATTCGACGGTGATCGCGCTGGGCGGCGGCGTCGTCGGCGACCTCGCCGGCTTCGCGGCCAGCATCGTGCTGCGCGGCATCGGCTTCATCCAGGTGCCGACCACGCTGCTGTCGCAGGTCGACAGCTCGGTCGGCGGCAAGACCGGCATCAACACGCGGCACGGCAAGAACCTGATCGGGACCTTCTACCAGCCGGGCCTGGTGCTCGCCGACACCGGCGTCCTGTCGACCCTGCCGCGGCGGGAGCGGCTGGCGGGGTATGCCGAGGTGGTGAAATACGGGCTGATCGACGACCCCGCTTTCTTCGAATGGCTGGAGACCAACGGCCCGGCGGTCGTCGACTGCGATCCGGCCGCGATGCGCCGGGCGGTCGTGACCAGCTGCCGCGCCAAGGCCGCCATCGTCGCGCGCGACGAACACGAGACCGGCGACCGGCAGCTCCTCAACCTCGGACACACCTTCGGCCACGCCTTCGAGGCCGAGGCGGGCTATGGCGGCGACCTGCTGCACGGCGAGGCCGTGTCGCTGGGCATGGTCCTGGCGTTCGACATGTCGGTGCGCCTCGGCCTCTGTTCCGGACAGGATGCCGTGCGGGTCCGCCGCCACCTGGAATCCGTCGGCCTGCCGGTACGGCCGCCGGCGGGTCACAGTGTCGAGGCGCTGCTGCGACGGATGCAGAAGGACAAGAAGGCCCGCGGCGGCCGCGTGACCTTCATCCTGGCGCGCGGCATCGGCCGGTCGTTCGTCGCACGCGACGTCGATCTGGCGGCGGTCGAGGCGCTGCTGGTCGACGCCATGGCCGCGTAG
- a CDS encoding shikimate kinase encodes MMGVGKTTVGRRLAAKLAVPFVDADVEIEAAAGCTIEEIFARHGEAAFRDGERRVIARLLAGPVCVIAAGGGAFNDEQTRASIRAHGISVWLRADLDLIMRRVGKRSNRPLLKTADPRGTVERLMAERGPIYAQADVAVDCIDGPPDATAARVIAALETWCGHPVAPLREAS; translated from the coding sequence ATGATGGGCGTGGGAAAGACGACCGTGGGCCGGCGGCTCGCGGCGAAGCTGGCCGTGCCCTTCGTCGATGCCGACGTCGAGATCGAGGCGGCGGCCGGCTGCACGATCGAGGAGATCTTCGCGCGCCATGGCGAGGCCGCCTTCCGCGACGGCGAGCGCCGCGTCATCGCCCGGCTGCTGGCGGGGCCGGTGTGCGTCATTGCCGCAGGCGGGGGCGCCTTCAACGACGAGCAGACGCGTGCCAGTATCCGCGCGCACGGCATCTCGGTATGGCTCCGCGCCGACCTCGACCTGATCATGCGGCGCGTCGGCAAGCGCAGCAACCGGCCGCTCCTGAAGACCGCGGACCCGCGCGGCACAGTCGAGCGTCTGATGGCCGAGCGGGGGCCCATCTATGCCCAGGCGGATGTCGCGGTGGACTGCATCGACGGCCCGCCCGATGCGACCGCGGCGCGCGTGATCGCCGCGTTGGAAACCTGGTGCGGCCACCCGGTCGCGCCCTTGCGAGAGGCTTCATGA